Proteins from a genomic interval of Verrucomicrobiota bacterium:
- a CDS encoding MBL fold metallo-hydrolase, with the protein MELVFMGTGTSLGVPVIGVKKHFCDLANPKNWRTRTCAHVIMDGVHIQIDVSPEFRLQCIWNEINWIDFVILTHGHSDHVMGMDDLRSFSAMKDGEAMLIYSCEDGLQRLRDSFAYAILDRPLITGYPAFKPLDMPNKLQLPCGTICSTLLPHGTFEVLGLIFQEKSTGKKLAYYTDCHEVTPTALDLAKGTDVLVLDALRHQPHNSHLTIDQATAISQRVGAKQTYFTHMSQWVDYDTVNRNLPDKIELAYDGLRVNF; encoded by the coding sequence ATGGAATTAGTCTTCATGGGAACAGGAACATCACTGGGTGTTCCTGTGATTGGTGTTAAAAAGCATTTTTGTGATCTAGCTAATCCTAAAAATTGGAGGACTAGGACATGCGCTCACGTGATTATGGATGGTGTCCATATTCAAATTGATGTTTCACCTGAGTTTCGTTTGCAATGTATTTGGAATGAGATTAACTGGATTGATTTTGTGATACTAACACATGGCCATTCAGATCATGTCATGGGGATGGATGACTTGCGAAGTTTTTCTGCCATGAAAGATGGTGAGGCTATGTTAATTTATTCCTGCGAAGACGGTCTACAAAGGCTCAGAGATTCTTTTGCTTATGCAATACTTGATCGGCCACTAATAACAGGCTACCCAGCTTTTAAGCCCCTGGACATGCCTAATAAACTCCAGCTACCGTGTGGAACAATCTGCTCAACTTTACTACCTCATGGCACATTTGAAGTGCTTGGATTAATTTTTCAGGAAAAAAGCACGGGTAAAAAATTAGCTTATTACACAGATTGTCATGAGGTTACTCCTACCGCATTGGATTTAGCAAAAGGCACAGATGTTTTGGTCCTGGATGCTTTGCGACACCAACCACACAACTCCCACCTAACTATAGATCAAGCCACTGCGATTTCCCAGAGGGTTGGTGCCAAGCAAACATATTTCACCCATATGAGTCAATGGGTTGATTATGATACCGTAAATCGTAATTTACCTGATAAAATAGAGCTTGCTTACGATGGACTAAGGGTCAATTTTTGA